A window of the Ardenticatenales bacterium genome harbors these coding sequences:
- a CDS encoding Trm112 family protein has translation MSETATLPISADLLEILRCPLAVQEKEKYGDDPGRLELVRNTWLVCADSGLKYPIRDGIPVMLIEEGEKWKDTPVEDLPVPPPAA, from the coding sequence ATGAGCGAAACAGCCACCCTTCCTATTAGCGCGGACCTGCTGGAAATTCTCCGCTGCCCTCTGGCCGTTCAGGAAAAAGAAAAATACGGCGACGACCCGGGACGGCTGGAACTTGTGCGGAACACCTGGCTCGTCTGCGCCGACTCCGGGCTGAAGTACCCGATTCGGGATGGCATCCCCGTCATGCTCATCGAAGAAGGGGAAAAATGGAAAGACACACCCGTGGAAGACCTGCCCGTGCCCCCGCCGGCTGCATAG
- a CDS encoding metal-dependent transcriptional regulator, which produces MPKINTLETGSSEQRNSLNHQAIEDYLKTIYMLAEEESPVTTSRIAEARDVKPGSVTSMIQRLARLHLVNYEKHYGVTLTETGTRIALEVIRHHRLIELFLMEALGFGWDEVHEQADILEHVISEKLEERIAAALNYPLFDPHGNPIPSKDGVMAVVEAESLAGLNAGTYARVAYVLNDENSEMLRYLAELGLTPGTMLKVKHVAPFTGPITVVIDNEDRIVGQAIAQAVMVEVIE; this is translated from the coding sequence ATGCCAAAAATCAATACCCTGGAGACAGGTTCGTCGGAACAACGAAATAGTCTGAACCATCAGGCGATTGAGGATTATTTGAAGACTATCTACATGCTCGCGGAGGAGGAATCGCCGGTGACGACCTCGCGCATCGCCGAGGCGCGCGATGTGAAGCCGGGGTCGGTGACGAGTATGATCCAACGATTAGCCCGGCTGCACCTGGTTAATTACGAGAAGCATTATGGGGTTACGCTGACGGAAACGGGGACGCGCATCGCCCTGGAGGTGATTCGCCATCACCGCCTGATTGAGCTTTTCTTGATGGAGGCGCTGGGCTTTGGTTGGGACGAGGTGCACGAGCAGGCGGATATACTGGAACATGTGATTAGCGAGAAGCTGGAGGAGCGTATTGCCGCGGCGTTGAACTACCCGCTTTTTGATCCGCACGGCAACCCGATCCCCAGCAAGGATGGGGTGATGGCGGTGGTGGAGGCGGAATCGTTGGCGGGGTTAAATGCCGGCACTTACGCCCGCGTCGCCTACGTTTTGAATGATGAAAATAGCGAAATGCTCCGCTACCTCGCCGAACTCGGCCTCACCCCCGGAACCATGCTCAAAGTCAAGCACGTCGCCCCCTTCACCGGCCCTATCACCGTCGTCATCGACAACGAAGACCGCATCGTCGGCCAGGCCATCGCCCAAGCCGTCATGGTCGAAGTCATTGAGTGA
- a CDS encoding tetratricopeptide repeat protein, protein MATDPFLFAEILSQFVERSGYTTGQLSKLAGIPKATIVNWTEGRVKRPRGHEDLLRLLAALRLSPTEASRLLEAAGHPGLAELRLLAQNEANVELTHLLASWTTPIADTPPLPAPFQAIPDLSYFVGRATLLEHLANTLLSSQQGAVVTLYGMAGAGKTTLAAHLAYQLRPHFPDGILWARVDISDPMSILSTFANAYGVDASPYVDIDSRGRVVRELLAAKRALIVLDNVERSAQAQPLLPPTTHCVVLITTRRRNLSVARGGAQFPVGPFNEDGRESLQLFRKLLGEEPDPAVRESRRAIAAALGHLPLAVDIAASRLAYEPGWSESAFLRRLRQEQRRLQELAFEDQNVRLSLHASYDGLSAAARQFFAALGVIRGEDFGPEAAAVISATPLEDAEDLLRQLFSLSLVQQGRPGRYQLHPLVRAFAREQLSPAACLDHERRLAVYYLTFAAAHARDMQALTLEQDHLLNSVQIATAQAEEDSLPADTALLSVLPAGVAAIYSFWETHGYYDLATEQLGRTENALRRGEPAPALVPVLRGLGRLAQRRGQYDAAETYYEEGLTLARAQPPEPENGAAYEANAALISDLLRNLGVLAARRGDYALADAYYQEGLALARGVGQSNVVSNLLRGLGVQAFMRGDYARAEAFYEEGLALAQSAGELDLRSGLYWALGMLAEDQGDLGEAARYLHASLELVRQMGQRERETAILRDLGLIALEEGDLPAATTCLREAMALARALGHFSRLSGILLAQGEVLLLRDAGVEAEGMFVEVLGMAKDAGNQAMMAEALFGLARAAAIQARWPQAQAHAAASVNLFKTIGHPKAAEVIIWQQAHAIQPHQV, encoded by the coding sequence ATGGCCACCGACCCCTTCTTATTCGCGGAGATATTGAGCCAGTTTGTGGAGCGCTCTGGATACACGACCGGTCAGTTGAGCAAACTTGCCGGCATTCCCAAAGCCACCATCGTCAACTGGACTGAAGGACGTGTCAAGCGACCACGCGGACATGAAGACCTGCTACGCCTCCTCGCCGCCCTGCGCCTCTCCCCCACGGAAGCCAGCCGCCTGCTAGAAGCCGCCGGACACCCAGGTCTCGCCGAACTGCGCCTGCTGGCCCAAAACGAAGCCAACGTCGAACTCACGCATCTCCTTGCCTCCTGGACCACTCCCATCGCCGACACGCCCCCCCTCCCGGCCCCCTTCCAGGCCATCCCCGACCTCTCCTATTTTGTAGGACGCGCCACCCTCCTGGAACACCTCGCCAACACCCTCCTCAGCAGCCAGCAGGGGGCCGTTGTCACCCTATACGGTATGGCCGGCGCGGGCAAAACCACGCTCGCCGCACACCTGGCATACCAACTCCGCCCCCATTTCCCGGACGGCATTCTGTGGGCGCGCGTAGACATCTCCGACCCCATGTCCATCCTGAGTACATTCGCCAACGCCTATGGCGTGGACGCGTCCCCCTATGTGGACATTGACAGCCGCGGGCGCGTCGTGCGCGAACTGCTGGCCGCCAAACGCGCCCTAATCGTGCTGGACAATGTGGAACGGAGCGCGCAGGCGCAGCCGCTACTGCCTCCCACCACCCACTGCGTCGTCCTCATCACCACCCGCCGCCGCAATCTCTCCGTAGCGCGCGGCGGCGCACAGTTCCCCGTCGGCCCATTTAACGAAGACGGGCGGGAATCGCTGCAACTTTTCCGCAAACTGCTGGGAGAAGAACCGGACCCCGCGGTGCGCGAAAGCCGGCGCGCCATCGCCGCCGCCCTCGGCCATCTGCCCCTGGCGGTGGACATCGCCGCCAGCCGCCTGGCCTACGAACCCGGCTGGTCGGAATCCGCCTTCCTGCGCCGCTTGCGACAAGAACAGCGCCGCTTGCAGGAACTCGCCTTTGAAGACCAGAACGTGCGCCTCTCGTTGCACGCCAGCTACGATGGGCTATCGGCGGCAGCGCGCCAGTTTTTCGCGGCGCTGGGCGTGATCAGGGGGGAGGATTTTGGCCCGGAGGCGGCAGCCGTCATCAGCGCCACGCCATTGGAAGATGCGGAAGATCTGCTGCGGCAGCTCTTTAGCCTCTCCCTGGTACAGCAAGGACGTCCGGGACGGTATCAACTTCATCCACTCGTGCGCGCATTCGCGCGGGAGCAACTGTCGCCAGCCGCATGTCTTGACCACGAGCGGCGGCTGGCCGTCTACTACTTGACCTTTGCCGCCGCCCACGCGCGCGATATGCAGGCGCTGACCCTGGAGCAGGATCATCTGCTTAACAGCGTGCAAATTGCCACCGCCCAGGCTGAGGAGGACAGCCTCCCGGCAGACACGGCACTCCTATCCGTGCTCCCCGCCGGCGTCGCCGCCATTTACTCCTTTTGGGAAACACACGGCTACTACGACCTGGCGACGGAGCAATTGGGGCGTACGGAAAACGCACTGCGGCGGGGGGAACCAGCCCCGGCGCTCGTGCCCGTGCTGCGCGGGTTGGGGCGGTTGGCGCAGCGGCGTGGTCAATACGATGCCGCGGAAACATACTATGAGGAAGGGCTGACGCTGGCCCGCGCCCAGCCACCAGAACCGGAGAATGGTGCGGCATATGAGGCAAACGCGGCCCTGATCAGCGATCTACTGCGGAATCTGGGGGTATTGGCGGCGCGGCGCGGCGATTATGCGCTGGCGGATGCGTACTATCAGGAGGGTTTGGCGCTGGCGCGGGGGGTGGGGCAGAGCAACGTCGTCAGCAACTTGCTGCGTGGCCTGGGGGTGCAGGCGTTTATGCGCGGCGATTATGCGCGGGCGGAAGCGTTTTATGAGGAAGGGCTGGCACTGGCGCAGTCGGCGGGGGAGTTGGATTTGCGCAGCGGGTTGTATTGGGCGCTGGGGATGTTGGCGGAGGATCAGGGAGACCTGGGGGAGGCCGCGCGCTATTTGCACGCCAGCCTGGAGTTGGTGCGGCAGATGGGGCAGCGGGAACGGGAGACGGCGATCTTGCGCGATCTGGGGTTGATCGCGCTTGAGGAGGGGGATTTGCCGGCAGCCACGACCTGTTTGCGGGAGGCGATGGCATTGGCGCGGGCGCTGGGTCACTTTTCACGCCTGAGCGGTATCCTGCTGGCGCAGGGGGAGGTGCTGCTGCTGCGGGATGCGGGGGTCGAGGCGGAAGGGATGTTTGTGGAGGTGTTGGGAATGGCCAAAGATGCCGGCAATCAAGCCATGATGGCGGAAGCATTGTTTGGACTGGCCCGCGCCGCCGCCATCCAGGCCCGCTGGCCACAGGCGCAGGCGCACGCCGCCGCCAGCGTCAACCTGTTCAAGACCATCGGCCACCCCAAGGCCGCCGAAGTGATAATCTGGCAGCAGGCCCACGCCATCCAACCGCATCAGGTATAA
- a CDS encoding response regulator translates to MKTVLHIEDDPRNLLLIHRILEPHPYRLLDAGTGEQGLEIASREQPDLILIDLGLPDIDGQTVILLLRELPHLAHVPIVAITAWPRDTALAMAERYGCDGCILKPINVREFPTQIAAYIQS, encoded by the coding sequence ATGAAGACTGTCCTGCATATCGAAGATGATCCGCGCAATTTGCTGTTGATTCACCGTATCTTGGAGCCGCATCCTTACCGGTTGCTGGATGCCGGCACGGGTGAACAAGGGTTGGAGATCGCCAGCCGCGAACAGCCGGACCTCATCCTCATTGACCTCGGCCTGCCCGACATCGACGGGCAAACCGTTATCCTGCTGCTGCGCGAACTTCCCCACCTGGCCCATGTCCCCATCGTCGCCATCACCGCCTGGCCACGCGACACAGCGCTGGCCATGGCCGAGCGCTACGGATGCGACGGCTGCATCCTCAAACCGATCAACGTGCGCGAATTTCCCACGCAAATTGCGGCCTACATCCAATCATAG
- a CDS encoding PPOX class F420-dependent oxidoreductase, whose amino-acid sequence MSAQIPEDYYDLLDKNVVVVLATVMPNGQPQATPVWCDRHGNQVWVNSALGRQKDKNMRAHPQVAITAIDPTNPYRWLEIRGTVVAYETGSAAEAHINALARKYTDWARYPLPEGEQRCIYKIEPTRVNTSNR is encoded by the coding sequence ATGAGCGCACAAATTCCCGAAGATTATTACGATTTGCTCGACAAGAACGTCGTCGTCGTCCTGGCGACCGTGATGCCGAATGGGCAGCCGCAGGCCACCCCCGTCTGGTGCGACCGCCACGGCAATCAGGTCTGGGTCAATTCCGCCCTGGGCCGGCAAAAGGACAAAAACATGCGCGCCCATCCCCAGGTAGCCATCACGGCCATTGATCCCACCAATCCGTACCGCTGGTTGGAGATTCGCGGCACGGTCGTTGCGTACGAGACAGGTTCGGCTGCCGAGGCGCACATTAACGCGCTGGCGCGAAAATACACGGACTGGGCCAGGTACCCGCTGCCCGAAGGCGAGCAGCGCTGCATCTACAAGATTGAACCAACGCGGGTGAATACCAGCAACCGCTGA
- a CDS encoding ABC transporter permease, whose product MTNYLIRRGLQMIMVVFGATIAIYVLLQAAPGDPLSGINLGGDRRARFTEHEIDVMRANLGLNRPVWLGYLTWVAGEDWVDELGNAIGNPGNAKTLPVTGTWADFQLAQCRDAGGTNEGVDTSRGYPCQRGIVRGDWGKSWKLARGQDVMGIIEGRIKDTSILMASATLFSLLIAVPIGIISAVRQYSALDYAVTTFSFFGISMPAFWFGLMLVILFGLTFKNWGLPFFPTGNVVDLRILPGSIQDVLGVSAGSLGDRIIHLILPTIMLSLLYLAGWSRFLRSSMLEVLRQDYVRTARAKGLSERVVILKHATRNALIPLITIVVFQIPGIFGGAILTETIFNYPGMGRLFISALGQSDWPIVMGYLFITAILVVVATLVGDLLYTVVDPRIRFE is encoded by the coding sequence ATGACGAATTATCTCATTCGGCGAGGGCTACAGATGATCATGGTGGTATTCGGAGCCACCATTGCCATCTACGTGCTGCTGCAAGCCGCACCGGGCGACCCGTTGTCCGGCATCAACCTGGGCGGAGACCGCCGCGCCCGCTTCACGGAACACGAGATCGACGTGATGCGCGCGAACCTGGGGCTGAACCGGCCGGTGTGGCTGGGGTATTTGACCTGGGTTGCGGGGGAAGATTGGGTTGATGAATTGGGGAACGCCATCGGCAACCCGGGGAACGCCAAGACGTTGCCGGTGACGGGCACATGGGCGGACTTCCAGTTGGCGCAATGCCGGGATGCGGGGGGGACGAACGAAGGGGTAGATACGTCCCGGGGGTATCCGTGTCAGCGGGGGATCGTGCGCGGGGACTGGGGTAAGTCGTGGAAACTGGCGCGGGGACAGGACGTGATGGGCATCATCGAAGGGCGCATCAAGGACACGAGCATCCTGATGGCCTCGGCGACGCTGTTTTCGCTGCTGATCGCCGTGCCCATCGGCATCATCTCGGCCGTGCGGCAGTACTCGGCGCTGGACTACGCGGTGACGACGTTCAGCTTCTTTGGGATATCGATGCCGGCATTCTGGTTTGGCCTGATGCTGGTCATCCTCTTCGGACTCACCTTCAAGAACTGGGGGCTGCCATTCTTCCCCACGGGGAACGTGGTGGACCTGCGCATCTTGCCGGGCAGCATTCAGGACGTACTGGGGGTGAGCGCCGGGTCACTGGGGGACCGCATCATCCACCTGATCCTGCCGACCATCATGCTCAGCCTGCTGTACCTGGCGGGGTGGAGCCGCTTCCTGCGTTCGTCGATGCTGGAAGTGCTGCGGCAAGACTACGTGCGCACGGCGCGGGCCAAAGGGCTGAGCGAGCGGGTCGTCATTCTGAAACACGCGACGCGCAACGCCCTCATCCCGCTCATCACCATCGTCGTGTTCCAGATACCGGGCATCTTCGGCGGGGCGATCCTCACCGAAACCATCTTCAACTATCCGGGGATGGGGCGGTTGTTCATCTCCGCGCTGGGGCAGAGCGACTGGCCCATCGTCATGGGCTACCTGTTCATCACGGCCATCCTGGTGGTCGTCGCCACCCTGGTGGGCGACCTGCTGTACACGGTGGTAGACCCGCGCATCCGCTTCGAGTAA
- a CDS encoding GNAT family N-acetyltransferase produces MSAARLAEYMRVYDVSLSASCVLTDEAGPFGLGMLGVRPGRAWITRLGVIPERRQAGAGRAIMTFLLDAARERQIETVWLEVIKGNMPAFHLFQRYGFRTTRELLVVRRSPIPRDSPATIASTIREIIPLTRADVLPLLANRREKPNWLNETESMHNVDQLEALMVKCRHGGYGWASFDVGKFQLTRIVVEVMAGDPVIVTAAILHAIHQHHPRKDTMIENIAAADPKWPGFQRVGYFDAFRRIEMVRP; encoded by the coding sequence ATGAGTGCGGCGCGTCTGGCGGAGTACATGCGCGTCTACGATGTGTCGCTATCCGCCTCCTGCGTCCTCACGGATGAGGCGGGACCATTTGGCTTGGGCATGTTGGGCGTGCGTCCGGGGCGGGCGTGGATCACGCGGTTGGGCGTGATCCCGGAGCGGCGACAGGCGGGCGCGGGGCGGGCAATCATGACTTTTCTGCTAGACGCGGCACGGGAGCGACAGATCGAAACGGTGTGGTTGGAGGTGATTAAGGGGAATATGCCGGCATTTCACCTCTTCCAACGATACGGTTTCCGCACAACCCGCGAACTCCTCGTCGTCCGCCGCTCCCCCATCCCCCGCGACTCCCCCGCCACCATCGCCAGCACCATCCGCGAGATCATCCCCCTCACCCGCGCCGACGTCCTGCCCCTCCTCGCCAACCGCCGCGAAAAACCCAACTGGCTCAACGAGACGGAATCCATGCACAACGTGGACCAACTCGAAGCTTTGATGGTTAAATGCCGGCATGGCGGCTACGGATGGGCCAGCTTCGACGTCGGCAAATTCCAACTCACGCGCATCGTCGTCGAAGTCATGGCCGGCGACCCCGTCATCGTCACCGCCGCCATCTTGCACGCCATTCACCAGCACCACCCGCGCAAAGACACCATGATCGAAAACATCGCCGCCGCCGACCCCAAATGGCCCGGTTTTCAGCGTGTCGGCTACTTCGACGCCTTCCGCCGCATCGAAATGGTGCGCCCATAA
- a CDS encoding pyridoxal-phosphate dependent enzyme: MTPNDIIIPTPADVAQAATHLAGVVNRTPVFTSRTLNARCGREIFLKCENFQRVGAFKFRGAYNAISHLTAAQRARGVITHSSGNHAQGVALAARLLGVPAYVVMPHDAPAVKRAATAGYGATIIPCDAAARERVSAELVRAHGYTLIHPYDNEYVIAGQGTAAWELFDEVGDLDLLFVPVGGGGLISGTALATAGRRPTCRVIGVEPEKAADANESFRTGVIHTLPTVPDTIADGLRTRFIGRRNLSIMRQYVADMTTVSEEAIRETLQFVWQRLKLIIEPSAAVALAPLLMGTFSQPGQRVGVIFSGGNVALYLKE, encoded by the coding sequence ATGACCCCAAACGACATCATCATCCCCACGCCCGCCGACGTCGCGCAGGCGGCCACCCACCTGGCCGGGGTGGTCAACCGCACCCCCGTCTTCACCTCCCGCACCCTCAACGCCCGCTGTGGGCGGGAAATTTTCCTCAAATGCGAAAACTTCCAGCGAGTAGGCGCATTCAAATTTCGCGGCGCCTACAACGCCATCAGCCACCTGACCGCCGCGCAGCGCGCGCGCGGCGTCATCACCCATTCCAGCGGCAACCATGCCCAGGGCGTGGCCCTGGCCGCCCGGCTGCTGGGCGTGCCCGCCTACGTCGTCATGCCCCACGACGCCCCTGCCGTCAAGCGCGCGGCCACCGCGGGATACGGCGCCACCATCATCCCTTGCGATGCCGCCGCACGCGAGCGCGTTTCCGCCGAACTGGTGCGCGCTCACGGCTACACACTCATCCACCCGTATGATAACGAATACGTCATTGCCGGGCAGGGCACAGCCGCCTGGGAACTGTTCGACGAAGTGGGCGACCTGGACCTGCTGTTTGTGCCCGTGGGCGGCGGTGGCTTAATCAGCGGCACGGCCCTGGCCACCGCCGGTCGCCGCCCCACTTGCCGCGTCATTGGCGTAGAGCCGGAAAAAGCCGCCGACGCCAACGAATCTTTCCGCACCGGCGTTATCCACACCCTGCCCACGGTGCCCGACACCATCGCCGATGGCCTGCGTACGCGATTCATTGGCCGGCGCAATCTCTCCATCATGCGCCAATACGTGGCGGACATGACCACCGTGAGCGAGGAGGCCATCCGCGAGACACTGCAATTCGTCTGGCAGCGGCTGAAGCTGATCATTGAACCCAGCGCCGCCGTCGCCCTGGCCCCTCTGCTGATGGGCACATTCTCGCAGCCGGGGCAGCGGGTGGGTGTCATTTTTAGCGGCGGTAATGTGGCGCTATACTTGAAAGAGTAA